From Primulina huaijiensis isolate GDHJ02 chromosome 15, ASM1229523v2, whole genome shotgun sequence, one genomic window encodes:
- the LOC140959706 gene encoding developmentally-regulated G-protein 3 has protein sequence MATIMQKIKDIEDEMARTQKNKATAHHLGLLKAKLAKLRRELITPSSKGGGGAGEGFDVTKSGDARVGLVGFPSVGKSTLLNKLTGTFSEVASYEFTTLTCIPGVIVYRGAKIQLLDLPGIIEGAKDGKGRGRQVISTARTCNCILIVLDAIKPITHKRLIEKELEGFGIRLNKEPPNLTFRKKDKGGINLTSTVTNTHLDLETVKAICSEYRIHNADINLRYDATADDLIDVIEGSRVYMPCIYVVNKIDQITLEELEILDKLPHYCPVSAHLEWNLDGLLDKVWEYLSLTRIYTKPKGMNPDYEDPVILSSKKRTVEDFCNRIHKDMLKQFKYALVWGSSVKHKPQRVGKEHELEDEDVVQIIKKL, from the exons ATGGCCACTATCATGCAGAAGATTAAAGACATCGAAGACGAG ATGGCAAGGACTCAGAAGAACAAAGCAACCGCCCATCACCTGGGCTTACTGAAG GCAAAGCTTGCAAAACTTCGGAGGGAACTAATTACGCCTTCATCAAAAGGGGGTGGTGGTGCTGGAGAAGGTTTTGATGTTACAAAAAGTGGTGATGCTAGAGTTGGACTCGTGGGTTTCCCTTCGGTTGGGAAGTCCACACTTTTAAACAAACTAACGGGCACTTTTTCAGAG GTTGCTTCATACGAGTTTACTACTTTAACCTGCATTCCTGGTGTCATTGTGTATCGAGGAGCCAAAATTCAG TTATTGGATCTTCCTGGTATCATTGAGGGTGCTAAAGATGGCAAGGGGAGAGGTAGGCAG GTCATCAGTACTGCTAGGACGTGTAACTGTATCCTGATTGTTCTGGATGCAATAAAGCCAATTACACATAAACGACTTATAGAGAAAGAGCTTGAGGGATTTGGTATAAG GTTAAACAAGGAACCACCAAATTTGACATTCCGCAAGAAAGATAAGGGTGGAATCAATCTTACGTCTACAGTTACCAACACACATCTGGACCTTGAAACTGTGAAGGCAATATGCAGTGAATACAGAATACACAATGCTGATATCAATCTTAGGTATGATGCGACAGCTGATGATCTTATAGATGTCATTGAGGGAAGTAGGGTATATATGCCTTGCATTTATGTCGTCAACAAGATTGATCAGATTACACTTGAAGAACTGGAGATTCTCGACAAACTTCCACATTATTGCCCTGTGAG TGCTCATTTGGAATGGAATCTTGATGGTCTCCTAGATAAAGTATGGGAGTATCTTAGCTTAACTCGCATATACACGAAGCCCAAAGGGATGAATCCGGACTATGAAGACCCTGTTATACTGTCGTCGAAGAAAAGGACTGTTGAGGATTTCTGTAACAGAATCCACAAGGATATGCTTAAACAATTCAAGTA TGCACTGGTTTGGGGTTCAAGTGTAAAACACAAGCCCCAGAGGGTAGGCAAG GAGCACGAATTGGAAGATGAAGATGTAGTGCAGATAATCAAAAAATTGTGA
- the LOC140959127 gene encoding shikimate kinase, chloroplastic-like isoform X1: MKKKEERYMEAKFSQSLQLPARINSEKFARKSSNSLQFLRRNGERKYLARASINLLARKGRTQVPLVLKVLCSSGNVPASVLESGRLPSFDESIILQNKSEGIEPYLNGRCIYLVGMMGSGKTTVGKVLSESLGYSFCDCDTLVEQAAGGNTVAEIFKIYGESFFRDTETEALQKLSSMHQLVVSTGGGAVIRPINWRYMQKGISVWLDVPLDALARRITAVGTDSRPLLDQESGDPYSKTMKRLSTLFKERGEAYASADVRVCLENIAAKLGLMDVCNLTPNVIAIEVLSQIETFLKKRKNGI; encoded by the exons ATGAAAAAG AAAGAGGAGAGATACATGGAAGCAAAATTTTCCCAAAGCTTACAATTGCCGGCAAGGATAAACTCTGAAAAGTTTGCAAGGAAATCAAGTAATTCTTTACAGTTTTTGCGGAGAAATGGGGAACGAAAGTATCTGGCTCGTGCTTCTATTAATCTGCTGGCTAGAAAAGGAAGAACTCAGGTTCCACTGGTGCTAAAGGTTTTGTGCTCCTCTGGAAATGTTCCAG CTTCAGTACTAGAGTCTGGAAGGCTTCCTTCATTTGACGAATCTATAATTTTACAG AATAAATCTGAAGGAATTGAACCATATCTAAATGGACGTTGTATATATCTTGTTG GGATGATGGGATCTGGGAAAACGACAGTGGGCAAGGTTTTGTCAGAAAGTCTTGGATATTCTTTTTGCGACTG TGACACGTTAGTAGAACAAGCTGCTGGTGGAAACACAGTGGCTGAAATATTCAAGATATATGGTGAGAGCTTCTTCAGAGATACTGAG ACAGAGGCATTGCAGAAACTGTCTTCGATGCATCAATTAGTTGTTTCTACCGGTGGGGGTGCAGTGATCCGACCAATCAATTG GAGATACATGCAAAAGGGCATCAGTGTTTGGCTAGACGTACCTTTGGATGCCTTAGCACGTAGAATTACTGCTGTAGGTACTGATTCTCGACCCCTGTTGGACCAAGAATCTGGTGATCCTTATTCCAAG ACCATGAAGCGATTATCTACCCTTTTCAAAGAGAGGGGTGAAGCATACGCCAGTGCTGATGTCCGTGTCTGCCTAGAAA ATATTGCTGCGAAACTCGGATTAATGGATGTATGCAATCTCACACCTAACGTAATTGCGATTGAG GTGCTTTCACAAATCGAAACCTTCTTGAAGAAAAGGAAAAACGGCATTTGA
- the LOC140959127 gene encoding shikimate kinase, chloroplastic-like isoform X2 has translation MEAKFSQSLQLPARINSEKFARKSSNSLQFLRRNGERKYLARASINLLARKGRTQVPLVLKVLCSSGNVPASVLESGRLPSFDESIILQNKSEGIEPYLNGRCIYLVGMMGSGKTTVGKVLSESLGYSFCDCDTLVEQAAGGNTVAEIFKIYGESFFRDTETEALQKLSSMHQLVVSTGGGAVIRPINWRYMQKGISVWLDVPLDALARRITAVGTDSRPLLDQESGDPYSKTMKRLSTLFKERGEAYASADVRVCLENIAAKLGLMDVCNLTPNVIAIEVLSQIETFLKKRKNGI, from the exons ATGGAAGCAAAATTTTCCCAAAGCTTACAATTGCCGGCAAGGATAAACTCTGAAAAGTTTGCAAGGAAATCAAGTAATTCTTTACAGTTTTTGCGGAGAAATGGGGAACGAAAGTATCTGGCTCGTGCTTCTATTAATCTGCTGGCTAGAAAAGGAAGAACTCAGGTTCCACTGGTGCTAAAGGTTTTGTGCTCCTCTGGAAATGTTCCAG CTTCAGTACTAGAGTCTGGAAGGCTTCCTTCATTTGACGAATCTATAATTTTACAG AATAAATCTGAAGGAATTGAACCATATCTAAATGGACGTTGTATATATCTTGTTG GGATGATGGGATCTGGGAAAACGACAGTGGGCAAGGTTTTGTCAGAAAGTCTTGGATATTCTTTTTGCGACTG TGACACGTTAGTAGAACAAGCTGCTGGTGGAAACACAGTGGCTGAAATATTCAAGATATATGGTGAGAGCTTCTTCAGAGATACTGAG ACAGAGGCATTGCAGAAACTGTCTTCGATGCATCAATTAGTTGTTTCTACCGGTGGGGGTGCAGTGATCCGACCAATCAATTG GAGATACATGCAAAAGGGCATCAGTGTTTGGCTAGACGTACCTTTGGATGCCTTAGCACGTAGAATTACTGCTGTAGGTACTGATTCTCGACCCCTGTTGGACCAAGAATCTGGTGATCCTTATTCCAAG ACCATGAAGCGATTATCTACCCTTTTCAAAGAGAGGGGTGAAGCATACGCCAGTGCTGATGTCCGTGTCTGCCTAGAAA ATATTGCTGCGAAACTCGGATTAATGGATGTATGCAATCTCACACCTAACGTAATTGCGATTGAG GTGCTTTCACAAATCGAAACCTTCTTGAAGAAAAGGAAAAACGGCATTTGA
- the LOC140958783 gene encoding S-protein homolog 19-like — protein sequence MFFTLFLLSLLVDLASSQSNEGYEVHVVNVLPNNDSPLKIHCASKTTDLGNHTLYVTNDFYWHFRMNFWHTTMFFCSFHWGSRNQAFEVFNEDIAYTCGFKPDGNICNWSVREDGFWLSNQVPPGPSQIKKYDWVLLEQ from the coding sequence ATGTTTTTCACATTGTTCCTCCTTTCACTCCTGGTGGATTTGGCCTCCTCACAGAGCAATGAAGGATACGAAGTTCACGTCGTGAACGTCCTTCCTAACAACGATTCCCCATTGAAGATCCATTGCGCCTCCAAGACCACTGATCTCGGCAACCATACGCTCTACGTGACCAACGATTTCTACTGGCATTTCCGGATGAACTTTTGGCACACTACCATGTTCTTCTGTAGTTTCCATTGGGGTTCGAGGAATCAAGCCTTCGAAGTGTTTAATGAGGACATTGCCTACACTTGCGGATTTAAACCAGATGGAAACATATGCAATTGGTCCGTTAGAGAAGATGGGTTTTGGCTTAGCAATCAAGTTCCTCCGGGTCCGAGTCAGATTAAGAAATATGATTGGGTTTTGTTAGAACAATGA
- the LOC140960069 gene encoding F-box/kelch-repeat protein SKIP6-like: MTGQSAAASPLCPPSQLIPNLPDDISVQILARVPRSHHPYLSLVSKSWLSTIKSPELFRTRSLLRVSECSLYLNLRFDSSFHWYCEQTLQSKRSLVPLPPIPQSRIGPSTSVLGHKIYMIGGSINDIPSNDIWVFDCRFNKWEIGPKMRVSREFSAAENWCGKIYVIGGCVVDNWARSIYWAEVFDPESGSWAAVPSAIEVRDKWMHASAMIGNKLYAMADRGGVVFDVGYGEWGNVPKRLDMGWRGRAAVVGNVLYCYDYLGKIQGYDVEMDVWKELRGVEKGLPNFLCNSTMVNLDGKLCVVWEGKGSGKEVDIMCAEIEVKKDSDGSLGGKILRLDVILVVPKGASIAHCLAVEL, from the coding sequence ATGACAGGTCAATCCGCTGCCGCATCGCCCCTGTGTCCTCCATCACAACTCATCCCGAACCTGCCAGATGATATCTCCGTCCAAATACTGGCCAGAGTTCCTCGTTCCCACCATCCGTACCTCTCTCTAGTCTCAAAATCATGGCTGTCTACCATAAAGTCCCCTGAGCTCTTCCGCACTCGATCCCTCCTCCGCGTCTCCGAATGCTCTCTATACCTCAATCTCCGCTTTGATTCTTCCTTCCACTGGTACTGTGAACAAACCCTTCAATCCAAACGTTCGCTGGTACCCCTCCCCCCAATTCCTCAGAGCCGCATCGGGCCTTCGACTTCAGTGCTTGGCCACAAAATTTACATGATAGGCGGTTCTATCAATGACATCCCATCGAATGATATTTGGGTCTTTGATTGTAGGTTTAATAAGTGGGAAATCGGACCGAAAATGCGGGTGTCCCGGGAGTTTTCCGCCGCGGAAAATTGGTGCGGGAAAATCTATGTCATAGGTGGGTGTGTGGTGGATAATTGGGCTCGTTCCATCTACTGGGCCGAGGTGTTTGACCCCGAAAGCGGTTCTTGGGCAGCGGTTCCGAGTGCCATTGAGGTGAGGGACAAGTGGATGCACGCTAGTGCCATGATAGGGAATAAGCTATACGCAATGGCCGATAGGGGAGGCGTGGTTTTCGACGTGGGCTATGGGGAATGGGGCAATGTGCCTAAAAGGTTGGACATGGGTTGGAGGGGTCGGGCTGCGGTGGTTGGTAATGTGTTGTATTGTTATGATTACTTGGGGAAGATTCAGGGATATGATGTGGAGATGGATGTTTGGAAGGAGTTGAGAGGGGTAGAGAAAGGATTGCCGAATTTCTTGTGTAACTCGACAATGGTGAATTTGGATGGTAAGTTGTGTGTGGTTTGGGAAGGGAAGGGAAGTGGGAAAGAGGTGGATATTATGTGTGCTGAGATCGAGGTCAAGAAAGACAGTGATGGAAGTTTGGGTGGGAAGATTTTGAGGTTGGATGTGATTCTCGTGGTTCCGAAAGGGGCTTCGATTGCTCATTGCTTGGCGGTTGAACTTTGA
- the LOC140959543 gene encoding mitochondrial pyruvate carrier 4-like: MNAKKLVESIWNHPAGPGTIHFWAPTFKWAISVTNISNFSMPPDSVSYPQQTAFVVAGFIGARYCTVITPKNWNLFSNNFALGCTGIYQLARKAKHDHS, encoded by the coding sequence ATGAATGCGAAGAAGTTAGTCGAGAGCATATGGAACCATCCCGCGGGGCCAGGAACCATCCATTTCTGGGCACCGACGTTCAAGTGGGCCATCAGCGTGACCAATATTTCCAATTTCTCGATGCCACCGGACTCGGTCTCGTACCCTCAGCAGACGGCATTCGTCGTCGCGGGGTTCATCGGCGCCCGTTACTGCACGGTGATCACGCCCAAGAATTGGAATCTTTTCAGCAATAATTTTGCTTTGGGTTGCACAGGTATTTATCAGCTGGCGAGAAAAGCCAAGCATGACCACTCCTGA